One region of Primulina tabacum isolate GXHZ01 chromosome 17, ASM2559414v2, whole genome shotgun sequence genomic DNA includes:
- the LOC142531481 gene encoding 21 kDa protein-like, with protein MATAKLIISLAILSLLHVFSQHKAAAAAARPVIGNSFIRTSCGTTTYPNLCITSLSAYASTIRKSPRQLVTTALSVSIDQAKYSKQHIQKLIKFHGLKRGEYAALKDCLEVITEGVDRLTKSAQELKNMGSAGGPQYFWHMSNLQTWVSAALTDETTCLDGFSGKAMDGRIKTSIKSRLTNVAQVTSNALALCTQFAGKF; from the coding sequence ATGGCCACAGCTAAACTGATAATCTCACTCGCAATTCTCTCCCTCCTCCACGTTTTTAGCCAACACAAGGCGGCCGCCGCCGCCGCCCGCCCGGTCATCGGCAACAGTTTCATCAGAACTTCATGCGGTACCACAACATACCCTAATCTTTGCATCACATCGCTCTCTGCATACGCATCGACTATTCGAAAAAGCCCGCGACAATTAGTCACCACCGCATTGTCCGTGAGCATCGACCAGGCCAAATATTCGAAGCAGCACATCCAAAAGCTCATTAAGTTTCACGGGCTCAAGCGTGGAGAGTACGCAGCCCTGAAAGATTGCCTGGAAGTCATCACCGAAGGCGTGGATCGTCTCACCAAGTCTGCTCAAGAGCTCAAAAACATGGGCTCGGCCGGAGGTCCCCAATACTTCTGGCACATGAGCAACCTACAGACGTGGGTTAGCGCAGCCCTCACCGACGAAACCACGTGTCTGGATGGGTTTTCCGGCAAGGCTATGGATGGCCGGATCAAGACCTCGATCAAGTCCCGATTGACAAATGTGGCACAAGTAACTAGTAATGCTTTGGCTTTGTGCACTCAGTTTGCTGGGAAATTTTAA
- the LOC142531251 gene encoding uncharacterized protein LOC142531251, whose protein sequence is MEFLQGLHDRFSAIRSQILLMEPFPSIQRIYNLFRQEEKQQEINIRTTPNVDSAALQAYKPPSLFSGKRQRPFCEHCNKHGHTLATCYQIHGFPDTQVKKSATSSGFADTQMKKTETPSAFFASQLTSEQYNKLLALLAKDESGGSSVHLAGPSNEEDDWSG, encoded by the exons ATGGAGTTCCTTCAAGGCTTGCATGATCGTTTTTCAGCTATTCGCAGCCAGATTCTTCTAATGGAGCCTTTTCCTTCAATTCAGCGTATCTATAATTTGTTCCGTCAAGAAGAAAAACAACAAGAGATTAATATCCGAACTACTCCTAATGTTGATTCAGCAGCACTTCAAGCGTATAAGCCGCCTTCTCTATTTTCGGGAAAACGCCAACGCCCTTTCTGTGAGCATTGCAACAAGCATGGTCATACTCTTGCCACATGCTATCAGATTCATGGTTTTCCCGATACGCAAGTTAAGAAATCAGCAACCTCCTCCGGCTTTGCAGATACGCAGATGAAGAAGACAGAGACGCCTTCCGCTTTTTTTGCTAGCCAATTAACGTCTGAACAATACAATAAACTTCTTGCACTTCTCGCCAAGGACGAATCCGGAGGTTCATCGGTCCACTTGGCAG GACCGAGCAACGAAGAAGACGATTGGTCGGGGTAG